A stretch of Salvelinus alpinus chromosome 4, SLU_Salpinus.1, whole genome shotgun sequence DNA encodes these proteins:
- the LOC139574722 gene encoding BTB/POZ domain-containing protein KCTD12-like, whose translation MALPDNTPGIPVEEEVIFPEIVELNVGGQVYITRYSTLISVPDSLLWEMFSRKTTKGLARDTKGRFFLDRDGFLFRYILDYMRDQQLVLPDHFPERGRLQREAEFFNLPELIKILAPKLSKQNSLGDEGCQSDPEDSSPGIDTGRNLASLGTAAACASLVPSGDGKRSGFITIGYRGSYTLGRDSQSDAKFRRVARIMVCGKTSLAKEVFGETLNESRDPDRPPERYTSRYYLKFTFLEQAFDKLADAGFHMVACNSTGTCAFAHEQTDDKIWTSYTEYVFYRE comes from the coding sequence ATGGCTCTGCCAGATAACACCCCCGGCATTCCCGTAGAGGAGGAAGTCATCTTCCCTGAGATAGTAGAGCTGAACGTGGGCGGCCAGGTGTACATCACCCGCTACTCAACCCTCATCAGCGTACCAGACTCTCTCCTGTGGGAGATGTTTAGCAGGAAAACCACCAAAGGGCTGGCGAGGGACACCAAGGGCCGTTTCTTCCTGGACCGGGATGGTTTCCTGTTCCGGTATATTCTGGACTACATGAGAGATCAGCAGCTGGTGCTCCCAGACCACTTCCCAGAGCGGGGTCGCCTGCAGCGGGAGGCTGAGTTCTTCAACCTACCTGAGCTCATAAAGATCCTGGCGCCCAAACTCAGCAAGCAGAACTCGCTGGGCGACGAGGGGTGTCAGAGCGACCCGGAGGACTCCTCGCCGGGCATCGACACCGGGCGCAACCTAGCCTCGCTGGGCACTGCCGCTGCCTGCGCCAGTCTGGTCCCCAGCGGAGACGGTAAACGCTCAGGATTCATCACCATCGGTTATCGCGGCTCCTATACTTTGGGGCGTGACAGTCAGTCCGACGCCAAGTTCAGACGTGTTGCTCGCATTATGGTCTGTGGCAAGACGTCGCTGGCTAAAGAGGTGTTTGGGGAGACGCTGAACGAGAGCCGGGACCCGGACCGCCCCCCAGAGCGCTACACGTCACGCTACTACCTCAAATTCACCTTCCTGGAGCAGGCCTTTGACAAGCTGGCGGACGCCGGGTTTCACATGGTGGCTTGTAACTCCACGGGGACCTGCGCCTTCGCTCACGAGCAGACGGACGACAAGATCTGGACCAGCTACACTGAATACGTGTTCTACCGTGAGTGA